A single Methanolobus sp. ZRKC5 DNA region contains:
- a CDS encoding tetrathionate reductase family octaheme c-type cytochrome, which produces MKHNFYVGFSCLLACLIALSFSSSAAYLNHSFLTGPYEEGPDVTADCISCHSQQATDMLNSTHWLWTTCSECGCEEQSHEGLGKRTVINNFCVAIGSNEPRCTSCHTGYGWADKTFDFTNASNIDCVVCHETTGTYKKIPTGAGAVDSSVDLVAVAQSIGSPSRETCGGSCHFFGGGGDNVKHGDMSSALLEPSRELDVHMGGMDFDCQNCHKTTAHNVAGRFAGVPGSECRVLCSDCHGDTPHQGVFKERLDAHSDSIACQTCHVPAFAREVPTKMYWDWSKAGQDLDTVPVDEYGKATYNMMKGEFIWEMNVTPTYAWFNGSFDKYYLGDEVDPEGVTVLTAPLGDRYDVDSKIYPFKIHLAKQISDAQYNYLIIPDLFGGEDAYWVAYDWDRASKAGMDYVDMPYSGQYEFVETSLYESINHEVAPKEGALQCKDCHLDDDAMDFAALGYDGDPMIVGERMISDEELKKIESMDAVSEEAGSQASESSPGFELVVGLFGLFAAVMFGKRK; this is translated from the coding sequence ATGAAACACAATTTTTACGTTGGGTTTTCCTGTTTGCTTGCTTGCTTGATAGCTTTGTCCTTTTCCTCTTCTGCCGCGTATCTGAACCATTCGTTCCTTACCGGCCCATACGAGGAAGGACCGGATGTGACTGCAGATTGTATTTCATGTCACTCCCAGCAGGCAACAGACATGCTGAATTCGACTCACTGGCTCTGGACAACATGTTCAGAGTGTGGATGTGAGGAACAATCGCACGAAGGATTGGGTAAACGCACAGTGATAAATAATTTCTGTGTAGCCATAGGTTCAAATGAACCACGATGCACTTCCTGTCACACAGGGTATGGCTGGGCGGACAAGACCTTTGACTTCACCAATGCATCGAACATAGATTGCGTGGTCTGTCACGAGACAACAGGTACATACAAGAAAATACCCACAGGTGCAGGAGCTGTTGATTCTTCTGTTGATCTTGTAGCCGTAGCTCAGAGTATAGGAAGTCCGTCACGTGAGACATGTGGAGGAAGTTGCCACTTCTTCGGTGGTGGTGGTGACAACGTAAAGCACGGTGATATGTCATCTGCGCTACTTGAGCCTTCAAGAGAGCTTGATGTTCACATGGGTGGTATGGATTTTGACTGTCAGAACTGTCACAAGACGACTGCACACAATGTCGCAGGTCGCTTTGCTGGTGTTCCGGGGTCTGAATGCAGGGTTTTGTGTTCTGATTGTCATGGAGACACGCCGCATCAGGGAGTTTTCAAAGAACGCCTTGACGCTCACTCAGATTCCATTGCCTGTCAGACCTGTCACGTACCCGCATTTGCCCGGGAAGTGCCAACAAAGATGTACTGGGACTGGTCTAAAGCAGGACAGGATCTTGATACGGTACCTGTGGATGAATACGGTAAAGCCACTTACAACATGATGAAGGGTGAGTTTATCTGGGAAATGAATGTAACTCCAACATATGCTTGGTTCAATGGTAGCTTTGATAAGTATTACCTTGGGGATGAAGTAGATCCTGAAGGAGTTACTGTTCTCACTGCTCCACTGGGTGACAGGTATGATGTGGATTCCAAGATATATCCATTCAAGATCCATCTTGCAAAACAGATCAGTGATGCACAGTACAACTACCTCATAATCCCTGACCTTTTTGGAGGCGAGGACGCCTACTGGGTCGCATATGACTGGGACCGGGCATCCAAGGCAGGTATGGATTATGTAGATATGCCCTACAGTGGTCAGTATGAATTCGTGGAAACATCACTGTATGAAAGTATAAATCATGAAGTTGCACCAAAAGAGGGTGCTCTTCAATGTAAAGATTGCCATCTTGACGATGATGCCATGGACTTCGCTGCTCTTGGGTATGACGGGGATCCTATGATCGTTGGTGAGAGGATGATAAGTGATGAAGAGCTCAAAAAAATCGAATCAATGGACGCAGTTTCAGAAGAAGCCGGGTCTCAGGCATCTGAATCCAGTCCCGGATTTGAACTGGTAGTGGGATTGTTCGGTCTCTTTGCTGCTGTGATGTTTGGCAAACGCAAATAA